GGACAAAAGATTCTTCTTGGGGTAATTACTATGTAACGCGTGTGAAAGATGCAAATCCGATTGATCTTGATAAGGCGATGAAATACTCGGATAATATTTACTTCGCACAAGAAGCTTTAAAAATCGGAAAAGACAAGTTTATGAGTGAAGCAAAAAAATTCGGATTCGATGAGAAACTACCAATTGAATATGGATTCCCTGCTTCTAAAATTGCAAATGACGGTATTAAAAATGATATTCAAATGGCAGATACAGGATATGGACAAGGACAAGTATTAATGACTCCTCTTCATTTAGCTTTAACGTATGCGCCAATTGTAAATGATGGAGCGATTCCGTCACCGTATATTATTAAAACAGATAAACAACCAAAAGCTTGGAAAGAAAATGTAATTTCTAAAGGAAATCAGGATATATTAAAAACTGCAATGACGAAAGTAATTAATGATCCAGATGGTACAGGGAAAATTGCTAAAATTGATGGCATGACTCTTGCTGGAAAAACAGGTACAGCGGAATTAAAAGTATCAAAAGAGGCCGAAGGAAAAGAACTAGGTTGGTTCGCTGCATTTGATTTAAATTCACCAGATGTGGTCATTACAATGATGATTGAAGATGTAAAAGGTAGAGGTGGAAGTAACATTCCAGCTGAAAAAGTAAAACATGTTTTTCAAAAATAATATGTAATAAAAGACTATCTCTATAATTTATAGAGATAGCCTTTTTGTGTGAGAAGTCTTAATATCTGTATACTAAATTTTAAAGAAACAAAATAAATCATTAACTTACGAAAAAAAAGTAGCTATTTTTTATTGACATCGATTGAAACTTTTTGTATCATACTTACATAAGGTAAGTTATTAACTTTCGAAAAATAAATCTTGAATTAAAGATAAAGAGAAAAAAGGGAGAGAATACAATGACAAAAGTACTATTTATTACAGCAAATCCAAATTCAGCAGAAGGTTCTTTCGGAATGGCAGTAGGGGAAGCTTTCATCGAAGCTTATAAAAACGAACATCCACAAGACGAAGTTGTAACAATTGATTTATTCAACACTACAGTACCAGCAATTGATGCAGATGTATTTGCTGCTTGGGGTAAATTTGCAGCAGGTGAAGGCTTTGAAGCTTTAACTGAAGTTCAACAACAAAAAGTAGCAGCAATGAACACAAACTTAGAAACATTTATGAATGCAGATCGTTATGTATTCGTAACTCCAATGTGGAACTTTAGCTATCCACCAGTAGTAAAAGCATACTTAGATAACGTAGCAATCGCAGGTAAAACATTCAAATATACTGAAAATGGTCCAGTCGGCTTATTAGAAGGTAAAAAAGCACTTCACATTCAAGCAACAGGTGGTGTATATTCTGAAGGAGCATACGCAGCTGTAGACTTCGGTCGCAATCATTTAAAAACTGTATTAGGATTTGTTGGTGTAAATGATACTGAATATATTGCAGTTGAAGGTATGAATGCAAACCCTGAAAAAGCACAAGAAATTAAAGAAGCCGCAATTGCTAATGCTCGTGAATTAGCAAAACGTTTCTAATATAGAATGCTTAAAAAGTCCAAACACTTGCTGTTTGGACTTTTTTTCTTCTTTTTCCTTCGTTTGTCTAGTATAATGAAGGTCGGAATGATAATAGGTGGGGGTTCTGTATGATTCAAACGTTTTTTAAAATCTTTTATTTAATTTTAATTGTAATTGCGATTACACCAAGAATGTGGCGTCTTAAAAGACAAGTAAATATGATGGCGCCAAAAGAAAAAGATAATGCTGTGTACAAAACGACAAATTGGTTTGGTAAGAAAATGGTACGTGTAGCTGGAGGGACAGTAGAAGTTAAAGGACTTGAAAATGTTCCGAAAGACAAGCCGGTACTAGTTGTAAGTAATCACCAAAGTAATATGGATATCCCTGTTTTACTAGGTTACTTAAATAAACCAATTGGATTCGTGTCAAAAGCAGAGATTAAAAAGTTCCCAGTTGTACCAACTTGGATGGAACTGATGAATTGTGTATTTATGGATCGTAGCGATCGTCGTCAATCTCTTAAAGCAATTAAAGATGGAATCGAACTATTAAAGAATGGACATTCTATCGTAATTTTCCCAGAAGGAACGAGAAGTAAGGGTGGGGAAGTTGGAGAGTTTAAGGCTGGTAGTTTCCATCTTGCAGTAAAGTCAGGTGTAGCAATTTTACCTGTAACGTTAGATGGTACATATAAGATGTTTGAAGCGAATGGAAATCGTATGAAGCCAGCTCATGCAATAGTAACAATTTCTAAGCCGATTACACCTGAAGATTATGCGAATATGGATATTAAAGAATTAACGAAGCATACACAGGAAGTTATCGCATCACAATTACATAAGTAATAAAAAAGGTTTCAGCTTATAGTAAGCTGAAACCTTTTTTATTATGCTGTAGGTAAGACATAAAAGAGTACACAGAAGAACATCATCGCACTACCACCTAAAACGAAAAGATGCCATATGGCATGGTTGAAAGGTAGCTTTTCCCAAAGGAAGAATATAGCTCCGACAGAATATAAAATTCCTCCTGCTAAAAGTAGTGAAAAACCATGTCCAGTTAGATTTTCATAAAGTGGTTTAATGGCAACGATTATGAGCCAGCCCATAATGATGTAACATAAAGTTGATGCCTTTATAAAGCGACGTACAAAGAAAATTTTGAAGATGATACCTCCGATTGCAAGTGTCCATATAATAGCAAGCAACGTCCATCCTAATGGCCCACGAAGTGTAATAAGTAGAAAAGGAGTATACGTGCCAGCAATTAATAAGTAAATGGCTGAATGATCTAAAATAGTAAATACTTTTTCTACTCTAGGATGATGAATGCTATGTAGCAACGTTGAAAACAAGTACAGTAAGAACATGCTTACACCATAAACAGTAAATGCAACTACAGCTGATGCGGTACCATGCTTTGAAGCATGAATAATCAATATGATTAAGGCAGGGATGCTTAAAATGGCACCGATACCATGTGTAATTGCATTTGCAATTTCTTCTTTTACAAATTGGGTCATTCGTGTCATTTTTTCAGTCATAATGCAAATCCTTTCTACTATCATAAAGTGAAACTTTAATCAGTGGGGGGCATCCCCCACTGATTATTAGTTGAACCAATCGGGCTTTTACGGGCAGTTGAGCCCCCACGTAACTTCTTGGCTTGCATTGAATTTTGAGGTGGTGGTTCTTACTGCCCGTTAAAGCGGGATAAAATAATATGTCATTTCCCTTACCATATCATACACAAGAGCAATAGAAAATGAAATTTGTATAATTGATTATATTTTTGAATTTTTTTGACAAAAGACAATGGATTTGTTGACGTTTTCAAACTTTTTTGACAAAATAAAATTATGTAATAGTAGGACAAGGAAACTACTAATAAAGGGGATGGGGAAATGTTTTCAAATATTGGCTTTCCAGGGTTAATTTTAATTTTAGTAGCAGTACTCATTTTATTTGGACCTAAAAAATTGCCGGAAATCGGGAAGGCTTTAGGGGAAACGTTAAAAGAGTTCAAAAAATCAACGAAAGAATTGACAGATGACGCATTTCAAGAAAAGGAAAAGAAAGAAAAAATGTAGTGTATTTTCCTTGTAATGGATAAATAAAGTGTGGTGAACGAGATGGAAGATCGGGAAATGAGTGTAGTAGAACATATTGTTGAGCTTCGAAAAAGAGTAATATATACGGTGTTATCCTTTGTACTATTTTTAATTATTGGATTTACTTTTACAAAGGATATTTATTTTTGGCTTGTAAAAGATTTACCAATGAAATTAACTGTTCTCGGTCCAAGTGATGTATTGTGGATTTTTTTCTCGATTGCTACAGTATTTGCTATCGTTTGTACAATTCCTTTTGCTGCTATACAAATTTGGTTATTTGTAAAACCAGGTTTACATCCAAATGAACAAAAGTTGACAATAATGTATATACCGGTATTGTCTATATTATTTATTGCAGGTTTATGCTTTGGATATTTCGTTGTAATGCCGTTTTTATTTCATTTTTTAACTACGATAGGTAATGAAATGTTTAATACGATGTTTACGACAGAAAAGTATTTTCATTTTGTTCTTAATTTAACAGTTCCATTTGCTGTAATTTTTGAATTGCCTGTAGTAGTAATGTTTTTAACGAGTATTGGACTATTGACGGCGGAACTTCTAATAAAAATAAGAAGGTATGCTTACGTAGCATTGATTATCATTGCGTCGTGTATATCACCGCCAGATTTTTTATCTCATAGTTTAGTTGCGGTACCGCTTATTTGTATTTATGAAATTAGTATTGCTTTATCAAAGATTGTTAGTAAGCGAAAAAAGAAAAGAGAAGAAGAAATTCAGTCGAAAAGTGCCTCGTTATAAAGGCACTTTTTTTATTTATTTGTTATACTCTAGCTATAAACGTATACAATATAGAGAAGAAAAAAAATATAGAATCTCCAAAATTTAGACAAACTTTGCGCTTTTATAAGTTTATACTAAATATATTAAGCAATATACGGATAACGAGTCCTCGTCTTATTAGAAATTTAGGATGAGGGATGGATTAGGTGGAGATGAATAGAGTATAAATCTTCTAACCATAAGGACTACAGAGATTGTCTAAGGATACTTTTGTATTCATGGGAGTCGCCACTTTAAACAACGTGTTACAAGCGTAAAGTAGAAGTTCAAAAATCCAATGAAAAAGAGGATTGATATTGTGATTACGAAAAGTTTTTATTTCACTCATTCAACAGGGGATTGTATTAAAATATTTGAAATCCCTGTCCTACAGGCACAGCATCCATTATCGTTTCTAATTCAGTCTCGTCTTCAATTATTTATTGCAAAAATTCAAAAACAAAAACACCCAAGATTTTCATATTCTTTCCGTGAATATTTACAAAAATGTTTGAAGTGGAATGATTATTTAAATGTATATAAAACAAATACCCTTGAAAAAAATGCATGATACGAAGTACGGACAGGGTTAGTAAACTCTGTCTTTTTCATTTTAGGTATGAAAATATAATTAATTTGATGAAATTTCGTTCCAAATTGTTGAAAGCAATGGGAATACTAGTATAATAACAAGGAGAGCGTATTGGAAAGGGAAGAAGTATAGTATGCAAAAAATTAAAATTGTAACAGATTCAACGGCAGATTTATCACAAGACGTAATCGAAAAATATGACATTCATGTTTTACCATTATCAATCTCTGTAAATGGACAAACATATTTAGATCGCGTTGATTTACAACCTGACGAATTTATTGAAGAAATGATTAAATCAGAGGAATTACCAAAAACATCACAACCAGCTATGGGTACATTTGTAGAAATGTATGACAAGCTAGGGGAAGATGGAAGCGAAGTCCTTTCTATCCATATGACAAGTGGAATGAGCGGTACTGTAGCAACTGCAAATAGCGCTGCATCAATGACCGATACAAAAGTAACAGTTGTTGATTCTCAATTTATTACACATGCTTTAGCATATCAAGTAATTGAAGCTGCAAAAATGGCAAATGACGGACGCTCACTAGAAGAAATTTTAAAACGTGTAGATGAAGTAAGAAAGAATACTCGTTTATATGTAGTAGTGGATACATTAGAAAACTTAGTGAAGGGTGGACGTATCGGTAAAGGAAAAGCGTTTATCGGTTCGCTACTTAATATAAAGCCAATTGCTAGTCTTGAAGACGGTGTTTATAATCCTGTAACGAAAGTTCGTAGCCAAGGCCAAATTGTAAAAACATTAGCTAAGTTATTTGAGCAAGATACGGCTGGAAAAGTTGTAAAAGCTGTTGCAATTCCGCATGCGAAAGCAATTCCTTTAGCTGAAAGTATGAAAGCGGCGGTTGAAAAAGTGAGTGGATTTGCTCAATCAGAAATTTTCTATACAACGCCTATTATTAGTACTCATACAGGTCCGGGCGCAATCGGATTTATGTATTTAGCAGAGTAATAAAAAAGCTACTTGAAAATATATTTCAAGTAGCTTTTTTATGTAAATAGAAAGTAAGAAATAAGAAGAGCTACACAGGCACTACCGCTAATGATATAGCGAGTCTGTAAATATTCATTCATAGAAAGCACCCTTTATCCCGCTATTTGCGGACAGTAAAACTCTCTACCTCAAAATTAGCTGGAGCAAAGAGGTAAGGTAGCGGGCTGCCCGTAAAAGCTTGATTATTTGCCTTCACTATAGGATTTTCTATATTATATGTTGGATATAGAAAATCAGTCATTACGTTACACATGTAAAGTTTCAATTTTTTCGTTTATTTGCTTATCATTTGTTGCGTTACTATAAATAAAAGTTTGGCCTAAAAAGAGTACATGCAGTTGTTCCCATGGTAACATGCGCAAATTCCAATTATTTCGAAGTCTAGTTATTGCCTCGCGGGGTGTTTCATCGGCGAGTGCAAAAGCTCCGTAATGCATCGGTATAAAATGCGTAGCGTTTAAATCTAAATAAGCTTGCACGGCCTCTTCAGGTGAAACATGAGATACTTTCATAAACCATTCTGGTTCATAAGCGCCAATGGGCATAAGAGCAATATCAATTAAAAAGCGTTCACCAATTTCTTTGAAACCTTGGAAATAGCCACTGTCGCCACAAAAATATATGGTTTCCATATTCGTTTCATTATCAATAATCCATCCGCCCCAGTGAGACGTATTCATATCAAATAAGAATCTTCTTGTCCAGTGCTGAGCAGGTACGAAGTGAAAAGAAACTTCGTTAATTATCGTACTTTCCCACCATTTATACTCTTCTACATGTTTAAATTTCTTACGAGTAAATAATTTTTTTAATCCAATAGGTACAAGATATAGAACATCATCATTCAACTGACGAAGAGTTGAAAAATCTAAATGATCATAATGACCATGTGAAATAAGGACAATATCAATTTTAGGTAGTTCTTCTATAGAGAGTCCAGGTTCGGTAAGTCTTGGAACTAGCTTTAATTTATTAGCCCATACTGGATCTGTTAATATATTAAGTCCATTCGTTTGAATAAGAAAAGTGGAATGCCCAATCCATGTGACAGTCGTTTTTTCAACATTGCTTTGCAAAAATGCACTTTGTTTAACGGGTGATTGTTCTACTAAGAAAGAAAAATCTTTTTTGTTTTGCTTTCGTTCTTTACGCCAGCGTAAAAAAGAGCGAATTGATTTTTTTGTACTAACATTATCCATATTTTCATAGCGCTTTGCCATGAACATCACCTCATTTAAAATCGTTGTATTTGTATTGTACCGAAATGTTGTTAAGGAATACAGTGTAAAACATGGATTAATGTTTAAGGAATTGTTAAAAAATAGGGAGAGGTATTTACAAAAGTAACAATAAAATTAGTTTTATCAATTCTATTTAGAGAAATAATAGTAAAAAAATATATTTTATCTAGTAATTCGCTTGAAATAAAGAAGTAACATGCGTAAAATCGTACGATTTCGTGAACAAATGTAGTAAACAATTTTCTCGTAGTGTTAACTTTTGTTATTATAAACATAACCTATTTAAATTTAGGATAGAGAAAAGAGGTTTATAAATGAAGCGTTATCAAAAAATAATTGGTCTTATGGTTGTATTTTGTCTCTTTGTACTTGCCGGATGTAGTGAATCAGGTTCAAAGCTTCGTAAACCATTAAATTGGGATTTAGAAACTTTCCAATTTACAAATCAAGATGGAAAGCAATTCGGTACAAAAGATTTAAAAGGGAAAGTTTGGGTTGCAGATTTTATGTTCACAAATTGTCAGACAGTTTGTCCGCCAATGACTGCAAATATGGCCAAGCTGCAAAAGATGGCAAAAGAAGAGAAATTAGACGTTCAGTTTGTTTCATTTAGTGTAGATCCAGACCTTGATAAGCCAGAAAATCTGAAAGCTTTTATTCAGAAGTTTACAGAGGATACTAGTAACTGGAATTTATTAACAGGGTATTCGTTAGAAGATATTACAAAGTTTTCAAAAGATAATTTCCAATCACTTGTAGATAAGCCGGAGAACGGTCAGGTCATACATGGTACATCATTTTATTTAATTGATCAAAACGGAAAAGTAATGAAAAAGTATAGTGGCATTAGTAATACGCCATATGAAGACATTATACGTGATATGAAGCGATTAGTGGATTAAAAATAAGGGTGCATAGCACCCTTATTTTTTTGCATTAGTCTATGGATAAAATGTCATGTTGCTGGGGAAGTTTCGGCGCTCGAATTTCTAATACGCCGTTTTGATAAGAAGCTTTTGCCGCTTTTTTATTAATTGAATACGGTAACTTAATCAATCTTGATGCTTCTGAAATGGAACGTTCTCGGCGATAATAGTTATGGGATGTTTGTTCTTCTTCCTCTTCAAGTATCTCTTCTTTTACAGAGACTTTTAAGTATTCACTTTGTATTTCAATTTGAATTTGTTCTTTTTGTATACCTGGTAGTTCAGCTGTAACAACGAGTTCTTCACCAACTTCATATAAATCTACAGGGAATGTTAATAAACGGTTTCCTTTTTGGAAAAAATGATTTAAATCAGCGATTACATTGCGAAGAGGTGTTTGCTCGAAGAAATCATCAATTTGCTTTAAGTAATTACGAACCGGTGGGCGAGAAGAATCTTTTTTTTCTTCACTCATGGTATTCCCTCCTAGAAATCAATTTGCAATATCATATGACAAAAGCGGAGAAAGGTGAGTGCCTAGTTTTCATGTTTTCATAAAAAATTGTTAAAAATGTGAAATGGAGTGATTTTTTTATAGTTTTTGGTCGCCATATTCAGTTGATTATGCTAGTATAAATAGGGTTGATATAGTAGTATAGAGACAGAATGAAAACTGAAAGAGGGTAAGAAGTATGTGTGGTTTTGTAGGATGTTTATGTGAAAACCCTAGAGAGTTTTCAGAAACAGAAAAACATCAATTTGAAAATATGAACACGATGATTTTCCACCGTGGTCCAGATGACGAAGGATATTTTCGTGATGAACATGTACAATTTGGCTTCCGCCGTTTAAGTATCATTGACTTAGAGGCAGGACATCAGCCGCTAACTTATGAAAATGATCGATATGTAATTATTTTTAATGGTGAAATTTACAACTATGTAGAATTACGTGAAATGTTACTTGAAAAAGGTGCAACGTTTGCAACGCAATCTGATACAGAAGTTATCATTGCATTGTATGCACATATGAAAGAAAAATGTGTAGACTACCTTCGTGGTATGTTTGCATTTATGATTTGGGATCGTGAAGAAAAGAAACTTTTCGGTGCACGTGACCACTTCGGTATTAAACCTTTATACATCGCACAACAAGGTGATACTACATTCTTCGCATCTGAGAAGAAAAGTATTATGCATGTGATGGAAGATAAAGGCGTTAATCCAACGTCACTACAACATTACTTTACGTACCAATATGGTCCAGAGCCAGAAACGTTAACAATTGATGTTAATAAAATCGAGCCTGGTCATTATTTCGTAAAAGAAATCGGTAAAGAGATGGAAATCCATCGCTACTGGAAACCTTATTTCAATGCTTCAAGTGCAACGAAAGAGGAGCATATCCAAGCGATTCGTGATGTGTTATATGATTCAGTAAAAGTGCATATGCGTAGTGATGTACCAGTAGGTTCATTCTTATCTGGTGGTATCGATTCATCTATCATCGCTTCTATCGCAAGAGAAATGAATCCAAATCTTTTAACATTCTCTGTTGGTTTTGAGCAACGTGGTTTCAGTGAAGTTGATGTTGCGAAAGAAACTGCTGAGAAATTAGGCGTTAAAAACCATAACGTATTCATTTCAGCGAAAGAATTTATGGATGAGTTCCCAAAAATCATTTGGCATATGGATGATCCTTTAGCTGATCCAGCAGCTGTACCATTGTACTTCGTTGCGAAAGAAGCACGTAAACATGTAACAGTTGTTCTTTCAGGTGAAGGCGCAGACGAGCTATTTGGTGGTTATAACATTTACCGTGAGCCAAACTCACTAAAAATGTTCTCTTACATTCCTAGCCCAGGTAAGAGCGTTCTAAAAGCATTAAGTGGTGCTCTTAAAGAAGGGTTTAAAGGTAAGAGCTTCCTAGAGCGTGGATGTACACCAATTGAAGAGCGTTACTATGGAAATGCTAAAATCTTCCGTGAAGAAGAAAAAGCTGAATTAATGAAGTATTACAATGAAAGTGTTAACTATATGGATATCACGAAACCATTGTATAATGAGATTAAAGATTATGATGATGTAAGTAAAATGCAGTACATTGACATGTTCACATGGTTACGCGGTGACATTTTATTAAAAGCTGATAAAATGACAATGGCAAACTCATTAGAACTTCGTGTACCGTTCTTAGATAAAGAAGTATTCGATGTTGCATCTAAAATTCCAACTGAATTTAAGATTGCTAACGGAACTACGAAAGCTATTTTACGTGAAGCAGCACGCGGAATCGTTCCAGATCACGTATTAGATCGTAAAAAACTTGGATTCCCAGTACCAATTCGTCACTGGTTAAAAGACGAAATGCATGATTGGGCTATAAATATTATAAACGAAAGTAAGACAGAGCATTTAATCGACAAACAGTATGTATTAAACTTACTGGAAGCACATTGTGCAGATAAAGGCGATTATAGCCGTAAAATTTGGACTGTACTTGCGTTTATGGTATGGCACCAAATTTATGTTGAGCATAAATACGATACGAATAAGTTCCATGAAGAAACAAAACGTGCGTATAGCTTAGTTTAAATAGAAAAACCTTAAGATCGCATACGGTCTTAAGGTTTTTTTCATAAATAGGAAGTATTATTGATACAATAATAGTAAAAGGATGGACAACATATGATTACGTTTGAGAAAGTTACTGTAGAAAATGAAAGCGTTGTTAAAGAAATGTTTAAATCGCATAGTTTAGGTGAGAAAAAGGTACAGTACTGTGTAAAAGTTGATGATACATATATTGGTGTAATAGATTATAGTGTACAAGAGGAACAGGCTGTTTTATCACAGCTAATTATTCATTTTGATTACCAAGGTTACGGTTATGGTACAAATACGTATTTTACATTTGAAGAAATGATGAAACAAAGAAATGTGAAAGAAATAAAAGTGCTACAAGAGAAATTAACAGAAAAGGCGAAGTCTTTCATAGAGAGTTTTGGTTTTGCTTCAGAAGATGAAGAGTATGTAAAGAAAATATAACGATGATTATTTATGCGATACAATAAACATAAGGCAGGTGGATGTATGACGATGACTTCTGGTCTTGTATTAATTGGAGGGTGCTTTATAGTAGCAGAATTATGTCATATAATCATTCGGAAAAGAATGAGTAAGAAAAAAAAGCCGTATGAATTACAATACGTCTCTGTCTTTTTCATTATGTTTTGTATGCTTAGTACATTACAAAATCTAATGAACTTTCCACCACTTTTAAATGTTTTTTTAAAGTTCGGTTTACTTTATAGTGGTGTTGGAATAGCACTTTTATTTATTTTATTTTGCATACGTTATGTTCACTATCAATCGTATATATTTATTTTAAATTGGTTAAAGCAAGATGATAGAAACCGCCTTACATAAGGCGGTTTTTTTATTTGCAATTGTAACAGAACTTGTACATTTCACATAAAATAGGACGAGTAGAAATGCAAACATATTACAAGAAAGGGGCGGGGCAATAAAATGAAACTTGTTATAGACGCAGGGCACGGTGGATATGATTCTGGTGCTGTTGGTAATGGTTTAGTAGAAAAAAACTTAACACTTCAAATTGCTAGACGCGTTCGAGACATTTTAACGGTAAATTACCCAATTACAATTAAAATGACACGTGATAGTGATGTGTTTATTTCTTTATCGGAACGTGCTAATATGGCTAATGCTTTCAGTGCGGATTATTTTATTTCATTTCATATTAATAGCGGCGGGGGTACAGGTTTTGAAAGTTATATTTATAATGCGTTATCCAATACCAGCACTGCATATGCAAAGCAACAAAAAATGCATACAGCTGTCAATCCTGTATTAACAAAATACGGTCTTCGTGATCGAGGAGCAAAAAAAGAAAATTATGCGGTATTAAGAGAAACCACAATGGATGCAATTTTAACTGAGACTGCTTTTATTGATACAGCGTTTGATGCAAATTTATTAAAAAATCCACAATTTATTGAAGATCTAAGTCAAGCGTATGCAAATGGAATAGCAGCTATTTTTGGAGTAGATCCAAATCCACAACCGACACCTCAAACGAAGGGAATCGCTTATATTCTTGGGAAAAATGTAAATTTAAGAAATGGTCCATCAACTTCTTCCTCAGTTATTCGTCAATTAAATTCTCCAGAATCTTACGTTGTATATCAGGAAAGTAACGGATGGCTAGATTTGGGGAATGGACAATGGGTGTATAATGATCCTTCTTACATTAATTTTGTAAAGACAAGCAACAGTGATGGAAGCCCGATTGGGGTTGCATATATACAAGGGATGAATGTAAATTTAAGAAGTGGTCCATCAACTACATCTGCAGTTATCCGCAAATTAAATTCTCCAGAATCTTATTTAGTATATATAAATGAAAATGGTTGGTTAAACCTTGGTGGAAATCAGTGGGTATATAATGACCCAGCATATATTAAATATACTCAATATTAGGAATTAAAATGATAATGCAATATGGATGCGTATTCTTGTTATGTATAACAAGAATACGCATTTTAATAACAACATTTATTTTCATACTTATGCACTATGTTTTAAAAAGAAACATTAGAAAAGCGGATAGAATCTAAATAGTATATATTAAAAAAGTTTTCTGATATACATTGACAATGTATGTAACATCCATTAATCTTTAATTGTTAATGATAATCGATTTCATCTAGGGAGGACATATGATACATACTAAAAAACTAATTATGTTCTGCATTACGATACTCATGGTTGTAATTGCAGGATGTAGTAAAGAAGAGAAAAAAGAAAATAATATATCAGCGAAAGCAAAAGATTCATATACGATAAAGCATGCAATGGGTGAAACGATAGTAAATGGTACACCTAAAAAAGTTGTTGTTTTAACAAATGAAGGCGCAGAGGCTCTCCTAGCTGTGGGCGTAACGCCAGTGGGGACTACGAAACCACGTGCTGGTGATGAATGGTATCCTCATATAGCGAAAGAGTTAAAAAACACGGAAGTTGTAGGAACTGAACGTGATATTAATTTAGAGGCTGTAATGAAGCTTAAGCCAGATTTAATTATCGGAAATAAAATGCGTCATGAAAAAATATATGATCAGCTAAAAGAAATCGCACCAACTGTTTATGCAGAAACATTACGC
This genomic interval from Bacillus thuringiensis contains the following:
- a CDS encoding MBL fold metallo-hydrolase; translated protein: MAKRYENMDNVSTKKSIRSFLRWRKERKQNKKDFSFLVEQSPVKQSAFLQSNVEKTTVTWIGHSTFLIQTNGLNILTDPVWANKLKLVPRLTEPGLSIEELPKIDIVLISHGHYDHLDFSTLRQLNDDVLYLVPIGLKKLFTRKKFKHVEEYKWWESTIINEVSFHFVPAQHWTRRFLFDMNTSHWGGWIIDNETNMETIYFCGDSGYFQGFKEIGERFLIDIALMPIGAYEPEWFMKVSHVSPEEAVQAYLDLNATHFIPMHYGAFALADETPREAITRLRNNWNLRMLPWEQLHVLFLGQTFIYSNATNDKQINEKIETLHV
- a CDS encoding twin-arginine translocase TatA/TatE family subunit; protein product: MFSNIGFPGLILILVAVLILFGPKKLPEIGKALGETLKEFKKSTKELTDDAFQEKEKKEKM
- a CDS encoding SCO family protein, producing the protein MKRYQKIIGLMVVFCLFVLAGCSESGSKLRKPLNWDLETFQFTNQDGKQFGTKDLKGKVWVADFMFTNCQTVCPPMTANMAKLQKMAKEEKLDVQFVSFSVDPDLDKPENLKAFIQKFTEDTSNWNLLTGYSLEDITKFSKDNFQSLVDKPENGQVIHGTSFYLIDQNGKVMKKYSGISNTPYEDIIRDMKRLVD
- a CDS encoding DegV family protein, translating into MQKIKIVTDSTADLSQDVIEKYDIHVLPLSISVNGQTYLDRVDLQPDEFIEEMIKSEELPKTSQPAMGTFVEMYDKLGEDGSEVLSIHMTSGMSGTVATANSAASMTDTKVTVVDSQFITHALAYQVIEAAKMANDGRSLEEILKRVDEVRKNTRLYVVVDTLENLVKGGRIGKGKAFIGSLLNIKPIASLEDGVYNPVTKVRSQGQIVKTLAKLFEQDTAGKVVKAVAIPHAKAIPLAESMKAAVEKVSGFAQSEIFYTTPIISTHTGPGAIGFMYLAE
- a CDS encoding Hsp20/alpha crystallin family protein encodes the protein MSEEKKDSSRPPVRNYLKQIDDFFEQTPLRNVIADLNHFFQKGNRLLTFPVDLYEVGEELVVTAELPGIQKEQIQIEIQSEYLKVSVKEEILEEEEEQTSHNYYRRERSISEASRLIKLPYSINKKAAKASYQNGVLEIRAPKLPQQHDILSID
- a CDS encoding lysophospholipid acyltransferase family protein, coding for MIQTFFKIFYLILIVIAITPRMWRLKRQVNMMAPKEKDNAVYKTTNWFGKKMVRVAGGTVEVKGLENVPKDKPVLVVSNHQSNMDIPVLLGYLNKPIGFVSKAEIKKFPVVPTWMELMNCVFMDRSDRRQSLKAIKDGIELLKNGHSIVIFPEGTRSKGGEVGEFKAGSFHLAVKSGVAILPVTLDGTYKMFEANGNRMKPAHAIVTISKPITPEDYANMDIKELTKHTQEVIASQLHK
- a CDS encoding FMN-dependent NADH-azoreductase → MTKVLFITANPNSAEGSFGMAVGEAFIEAYKNEHPQDEVVTIDLFNTTVPAIDADVFAAWGKFAAGEGFEALTEVQQQKVAAMNTNLETFMNADRYVFVTPMWNFSYPPVVKAYLDNVAIAGKTFKYTENGPVGLLEGKKALHIQATGGVYSEGAYAAVDFGRNHLKTVLGFVGVNDTEYIAVEGMNANPEKAQEIKEAAIANARELAKRF
- the trhA gene encoding PAQR family membrane homeostasis protein TrhA, translating into MTEKMTRMTQFVKEEIANAITHGIGAILSIPALIILIIHASKHGTASAVVAFTVYGVSMFLLYLFSTLLHSIHHPRVEKVFTILDHSAIYLLIAGTYTPFLLITLRGPLGWTLLAIIWTLAIGGIIFKIFFVRRFIKASTLCYIIMGWLIIVAIKPLYENLTGHGFSLLLAGGILYSVGAIFFLWEKLPFNHAIWHLFVLGGSAMMFFCVLFYVLPTA
- the tatC gene encoding twin-arginine translocase subunit TatC, which gives rise to MEDREMSVVEHIVELRKRVIYTVLSFVLFLIIGFTFTKDIYFWLVKDLPMKLTVLGPSDVLWIFFSIATVFAIVCTIPFAAIQIWLFVKPGLHPNEQKLTIMYIPVLSILFIAGLCFGYFVVMPFLFHFLTTIGNEMFNTMFTTEKYFHFVLNLTVPFAVIFELPVVVMFLTSIGLLTAELLIKIRRYAYVALIIIASCISPPDFLSHSLVAVPLICIYEISIALSKIVSKRKKKREEEIQSKSASL
- a CDS encoding DUF2535 family protein, giving the protein MITKSFYFTHSTGDCIKIFEIPVLQAQHPLSFLIQSRLQLFIAKIQKQKHPRFSYSFREYLQKCLKWNDYLNVYKTNTLEKNA